The following proteins are encoded in a genomic region of Culex pipiens pallens isolate TS unplaced genomic scaffold, TS_CPP_V2 Cpp_Un0134, whole genome shotgun sequence:
- the LOC120413008 gene encoding uncharacterized protein LOC120413008 has protein sequence MHPAIEQTELDRKYPFLTREYLEDALGEAAQNCTVVNFTVRRALSKGENFASDILRIQLNLRCENGDERTKTFIMKVALVTEGMSDMLEEYDVFFREIVFYSKILPEIKEISKELEYNGKLAPDCYKISAKHPQHFIFEDLSLNGFVAADRRLGLNFTQLELILEKVAKFHAISAHLYDKDPELMKYHHYRNINEDVQHFYGLFRNSMLNCAEMALKWPTTAPRIAMKLFKLEQSVIAKGCQVYTLNKADFNVLNHGDLWVNNVMYRYNAKGVPIEAMLVDFAISYFGSPAIDLSFLLFTSSADDVTEEQFDLLLQSYHQSLLGTLNQLGYSQKLPTLLDIQEDMLRKGFIGVMYSTFLLPLRVIEDTASADLGNLLGSNEEAVQFRGSLYQNPHYQRRMEYLLNYFDRKGYLD, from the exons ATGCATCCCGCCATTGAGCAAACCGAACTTGACCGGAAGTATCCGTTCCTAACCAGGGAATATCTGGAAGATGCCCTCGGGGAAGCAGCACAAAATTGCACGGTGGTCAACTTCACCGTCCGGCGAGCCCTGTCCAAGGGGGAAAATTTCGCTAGTGATATTTTAAGGATTCAGCTGAACTTGCGCTGTGAGAATGGCGATGAAAG AACGAAAACGTTTATCATGAAAGTGGCACTCGTCACCGAAGGCATGTCCGATATGCTGGAAGAGTAcgatgtattttttcgagagaTTGTGTTCTACAGcaaaattttacctgaaattaaGGAAATCAGCAAGGAGTTGGAGTACAACGGAAAGTTGGCACCAGA TTGTTACAAAATCAGTGCCAAACATCCGCAGCACTTCATTTTTGAAGATCTTAGTCTGAATGGATTCGTAGCAGCAGATCGAAGGTTAGGCCTAAACTTCACACAACTTGAGCTGATTCTGGAGAAGGTtgccaaatttcacgcaatatCTGCTCACCTCTACGATAAAGATCCCGAACTCATGAAGTACCACCACTACCGTAACATCAACGAAGACGTCCAACACTTTTACGGCCTGTTCCGCAATAGTATGCTAAATTGTGCAGAAATGGCCCTAAAATGGCCGACCACTGCCCCGCGGATCGCCATGAAGTTGTTCAAGCTTGAACAGTCAGTGATCGCCAAAGGTTGCCAAGTGTACACGCTGAACAAAGCAGACTTCAACGTTCTAAACCACGGTGATCTTTGGGTCAACAACGTAATGTATCGGTACAATGCGAAAGGGGTGCCAATCGAAGCCATGCTAGTGGACTTTGCCATTAGCTACTTCGGATCACCGGCGATCGACTTAAGCTTCCTGCTGTTCACCTCGTCTGCGGACGATGTCACAGAAGAACAGtttgatcttcttcttcaaaGCTACCACCAAAGTCTGCTCGGAACCCTAAACCAATTAGGATACTCCCAAAAGCTGCCAACCCTGCTGGACATTCAGGAAGATATGCTGCGCAAAGGATTCATCGGCGTGATGTACTCGACGTTTTTACTTCCGCTGCGAGTGATCGAGGACACGGCCAGTGCCGATTTGGGGAACCTGCTCGGGTCGAACGAGGAAGCCGTCCAGTTTCGAGGAAGTCTGTACCAAAATCCACACTATCAACGCAGGATGGAGTACCTGTTGAACTATTTCGACCGGAAGGGATATTTGGATTGA
- the LOC120412998 gene encoding uncharacterized protein LOC120412998, with protein sequence MAFNKDEMNAPKWMDGAFFEKVLRRSEADDSVTVAEFQTTPGSRPGDHFASIIFRAAVSFVSFGEKKEISLIVKTMPELEGLKKDVLKDGKLFETETIMYEAVLPEMHKLLRQAGDDTKLGPRLLYSSQDPTWVMVLEDLSKQNYVMKDTQLNLEESKILYAKLGRWHAASLCLSEKIPEMKSLDYNLGVIMNEKVAEAWNNNINILAKMCLEWPGYEHFSERLVKLRNPLLKRLKEMYTDQDNIYNVLNHGDCHYKNFMYQILDGKTEDVMLLDFQISTWGSPALDIIYSMYNSVSIETRDKHREELTKFYYNEFVNALKMFEFQGKIPSLIDLRIEITKCGHLETFLTTMFLPLLILTPEEMMPQLAEQSDEAIQVDFSDVKEQEKLAEHCFKHPRYTAVMKKCLPVFDNMGLLDL encoded by the exons ATGGCGTTTAACAAAGACGAAATGAACGCACCCAAGTGGATGGATGGGGCGTTTTTCGAGAAAGTTCTCCGACGGTCCGAGGCGGATGATTCCGTTACCGTGGCGGAGTTTCAGACCACGCCCGGCAGTCGTCCGGGGGACCACTTTGCGAGCATCATATTTCGTGCTGCCGTGAGTTTTGTGTCGTTTGGagagaaaaaagaaatttcACTTATTGTTAAAACGATGCCCGAGCTTGAGGGGCTTAAAAAGGATGTCCTCAAGGATGGTAAACTATTCGAGACCGAAACGATCATGTACGAAGCCGTACTTCCGGAAATGCATAAACTTTTAAGGCAAGCTGGAGATGACACCAAACTTGGACCACG TTTACTGTACTCATCCCAGGATCCAACATGGGTGATGGTTcttgaagacctttccaaacaGAATTACGTAATGAAGGATACTCAGCTGAATCTAGAAGAGTCGAAAATTCTTTACGCCAAACTAGGCAGATGGCATGCTGCTTCTTTGTGTCTTTCGGAAAAG ATTCCCGAAATGAAATCGTTGGACTACAATTTGGGCGTTATAATGAATGAAAAAGTTGCTGAAGCATGGAACAATAACATCAACATTTTGGCTAAAATGTGCCTGGAGTGGCCTGGATATGAACATTTTAGTGAGCGTTTAGTTAAACTCAGGAATCCTCTGCTCAAAAGGTTGAAAGAAATGTATACTGATCAAGATAACATTTACAACGTACTAAACCATGGAGATTGTCATTACAAAAACTTTATGTACCAAATACTGGATGGAAAAACTGAAGACGTAATGTTG CTAGACTTCCAAATCAGTACTTGGGGATCACCTGCCCTTGATATCATCTACTCAATGTACAATTCAGTCAGTATTGAAACCAGAGACAAACATCGCGAAGAGTTGACCAAATTTTACTACAACGAATTTGTGAATGCTTTGAAAATGTTCGAATTTCAAGGAAAGATCCCTTCGTTGATAGATCTCCGCATCGAAATAACAAAATGCGGTCATTTGG AAACGTTCCTCACAACCATGTTTCTCCCCCTGCTGATACTGACTCCGGAAGAGATGATGCCCCAGCTAGCCGAGCAGTCCGACGAGGCCATTCAGGTGGACTTTTCCGACGTCAAAGAGCAGGAAAAGCTGGCAGAGCACTGCTTCAAACATCCCAGATATACGGCTGTGATGAAAAAGTGTCTGCCGGTATTTGATAACATGGGATTGTTAGATCTGtaa